From one Triticum urartu cultivar G1812 chromosome 3, Tu2.1, whole genome shotgun sequence genomic stretch:
- the LOC125544376 gene encoding 60S ribosomal protein L18a-like protein: MGGEMPGTDGEGHSAPAPASASGFPPSAPPYYQQQQQQYGTFGAPFASGEFPQPAVGFPQPAPPPGFRNYPPPPPPSYAVYAPLQAYSAAAPYYAQGYQAVQGYIPVVEGRPVRMRRLPCCGLGMGWFLFIIGFFFAAIPWYVGAFVLICVRVHDYREKPGYVACTIAASLAAIAMLLGATKGAEVW; encoded by the exons ATGGGCGGCGAGATGCCCGGCACCGACGGCGAGGGCCActccgcccccgcccccgcctccgcctccggattCCCGCCGTCGGCGCCGCCGTATTatcaacagcagcagcagcagtacgGCACCTTCGGGGCCCCGTTCGCTTCCGGCGAGTTCCCGCAGCCGGCGGTCGGGTTCCCCCAGCCTGCTCCGCCGCCTGGGTTCCGGAActatccgccgccgccgccgccgtcctacGCGGTCTACGCTCCTCTGCAGGCTTATTCGGCCGCCGCGCCCTACTACGCCCAGGGCTACCAGGCCGTGCAAG GTTATATACCTGTTGTTGAAGGAAGACCTGTGAGGATGCGACGCCTTCCATGCTGTGGCCTTGGCATGGGTTGGTTTCT GTTCATTATTGGCTTCTTCTTTGCTGCCATTCCGTGGTATGTTGGAGCTTTTGTTCTGATCTGCGTCCGAGTACACGACTACAGGGAGAAACCAGGATATGTTGCTTGTACTATTGCT GCTTCACTTGCTGCAATTGCCATGTTGCTTGGTGCCACAAAAGGAGCGGAGGTGTGGTGA
- the LOC125544375 gene encoding persulfide dioxygenase ETHE1 homolog, mitochondrial, with protein MVPFRLYRHLIPQLAAAARSPSAPKAAASCAPRRIPPLPALAMAAYGTGVCADSKLLFRQLFEKESSTYTYLLADVGDPEKPAVLIDPVDRTVDRDLNLIKELGLKLIYAMNTHVHADHVTGTGLIKTKLPGAKSVISKASGAKADQSVEHGDKIYFGKLFLEVRATPGHTAGCVTYVTGDSPDQPSPRMAFTGDALIIRACGRTDFQGGSSDQLYQSVHSQIFTLPKDTLLYPAHDYKGFTVTTVEEEVAYNARLSKDKETFKTIMENLNLSYPKMIDVAVPANMVCGFQDPPSKV; from the exons ATGGTGCCGTTCCGCTTATACCGCCACCTGATCCCGCAACTGGCAGCTGCAGCCAGGTCGCCCTCCGCGCCCAAGGCCGCCGCCTCCTGCGCTCCCCGCCGGATCCCGCCACTGCCGGCCCTCGCAATGGCGGCCTACGGCACCGGTGTTTGCGCGGACAGCAAGCTCCTCTTCAGGCAGCTGTTCGAGAAGGAGAGCTCCACCTACACCTACCTCCTCGCCGACGTCGGTGACCCCGAGAAGCCCGCCGTG TTGATTGACCCTGTTGACAGAACAGTTGATAGAGATCTCAATCTTATCAAGGAATTAGGCTTGAAACTCATCTACGCTATGAATACTCATGTACATGCTGATCATGTCACTGGAACAGGACTAATAAAA ACTAAGCTACCAGGAGCCAAATCTGTTATTTCAAAAGCTAGTGGAGCAAAGGCCGACCAGTCTGTTGAGCACGGGGACAAAATATACTTTGGGAAGCTTTTCCTTGAG GTGCGAGCTACTCCTGGCCATACTGCTGGCTGTGTGACTTATGTAACAGGTGATAGTCCTGATCAACCCTCACCAAGGATGGCTTTCACTGGGGATGCCTTAATTATACGTGCATGCGGAAGGACAGACTTCCAG GGAGGAAGCTCCGATCAGCTGTACCAATCAGTGCATTCACAG ATTTTCACTTTACCGAAGGATACCCTGCTTTATCCTGCCCATGACTACAAAGGTTTCACG GTAACTACTGTCGAAGAGGAGGTTGCCTATAATGCCCGACTATCAAAAGATAAG GAAACTTTCAAGACGATCATGGAAA ACCTGAACCTGTCTTACCCAAAGATGATCGATGTCGCTGTACCTGCCAACATGGTTTGCGGCTTCCAGGATCCACCATCGAAGGTCTGA